A stretch of DNA from Micromonospora sp. WMMD1155:
GACCTGGTGGTGCAGGTCCGGGTCGAGGACTCCGCCACCGACCGCGAGGCGTACGACCTGGCCCGGCGGGTGCTGGCGCTGTGTGCCCCGTACGAGGCGACCTGCCTGGTCAACGACCGGCTGCACGTGGCGCTGGCGGTCGGCGCGGCCGGCGGGCACGTGGGGGCCGACGACCTGCCGGTCGCCGCCGCCCGCCGGGTGCTCGGCCCCGCCGGAGTGCTCGGTGCCACCGCCCGCGCGCCGGGTCCGGCCGCCGAGGCGGTCGCCGCCGGAGCCGGCTACCTGGGCGTCGGGCCGTGCCACACCACCAGCACCAAGTCCGGCCTGCCCGACCCCATCGGGCCCGCCGGGGTACGCGCCGTCGTCGACGCCGTCGACGTGCCGGTCATCGCCATCGGCGGAGTGACCGCCGCGCGGGTGCCGGCGCTGCGGGCCGCCGGGGCGTACGGGGTGGCCGTCGTCGGTGCCGTCTCCGCTGCCGCCGACCCGGCCCGGGCGACGGCCGAGCTGATCGAGGCGCTGACGTGCTGACCGGCCGGTTCCCGTCACCGCCGTCGAGCGACCGGGTCCGGCCGGATGTGGCGGTGGTGGGGGCGGGGCCGATCGGGCTGTCCATCGCCTGGCGCTGTGCCACCCGGGGGCTGCGGGTGGTGGTGCACGATCCGGCACCCGGATCGGGGGCCTCCGCGGTGGCCGCCGGCATGCTCTCCCCGGTCGCCGAGGCGTACTTCGGTGAGCGGCAGTTGACCGAACTGCTCCTGGCGTCCGCCGCCCGCTGGCCGGGGTTCGCCGCCGAGTTGACCGAGGTGACCGGCGTCGAGATCGGCTACCGGACCGAGGGCACCCTGATGGTCGGGCTCACC
This window harbors:
- the thiE gene encoding thiamine phosphate synthase — protein: MPSLGRLHLITDTRPGRDPLTVVRAALTAARADLVVQVRVEDSATDREAYDLARRVLALCAPYEATCLVNDRLHVALAVGAAGGHVGADDLPVAAARRVLGPAGVLGATARAPGPAAEAVAAGAGYLGVGPCHTTSTKSGLPDPIGPAGVRAVVDAVDVPVIAIGGVTAARVPALRAAGAYGVAVVGAVSAAADPARATAELIEALTC